From Sphingopyxis sp. MWB1, a single genomic window includes:
- a CDS encoding EVE domain-containing protein gives MSKQYWLMKSEPDVYGWDELIAEGVGMWDGVRNHSAKLNMMAMKVGDEALFYHSNIGKECVGIMKIVEESSPDPTAEEGSPWVIVRVAPVRKLDRPVTLKEIKADPALADMDLIRLSRLSVGRVRPEEWAHILKLSETPAG, from the coding sequence ATGAGCAAACAATATTGGCTGATGAAATCCGAACCCGATGTCTATGGCTGGGACGAACTGATCGCCGAAGGCGTCGGCATGTGGGATGGCGTTCGCAACCACAGCGCCAAGCTGAATATGATGGCGATGAAGGTGGGCGACGAAGCGCTTTTCTATCACAGCAATATCGGCAAGGAATGCGTCGGCATCATGAAGATTGTCGAGGAAAGCTCCCCCGACCCCACCGCCGAGGAAGGCTCGCCCTGGGTCATCGTGCGCGTCGCGCCGGTCCGCAAGCTGGACCGTCCGGTGACTTTGAAAGAGATCAAGGCCGATCCCGCACTGGCTGACATGGACCTTATCCGACTGTCGCGCCTGTCGGTCGGTCGGGTGCGCCCCGAGGAATGGGCGCATATTCTGAAGCTGTCCGAAACCCCGGCAGGCTGA
- a CDS encoding PilZ domain-containing protein: protein MPVSADTNFTVSPATPAKEARRADRSDVRARARLREAGRKPFDVELFDISTTGFCFFAFSPPQVGTRLWVNLPGLEMRESIVRRVDGTSCGCEFSSPLHPSVTEHLAKQLR, encoded by the coding sequence ATGCCTGTGTCCGCCGACACCAATTTCACCGTTTCGCCAGCGACACCTGCCAAGGAGGCGCGCCGCGCTGACCGCAGCGATGTGCGCGCGCGTGCGCGGTTGCGGGAGGCCGGGCGCAAACCTTTCGACGTCGAATTGTTCGACATTTCCACGACAGGCTTTTGCTTCTTCGCCTTTTCGCCGCCGCAAGTGGGAACCAGGCTGTGGGTGAACCTGCCGGGCCTTGAAATGCGCGAATCCATCGTGCGCCGGGTTGACGGGACAAGTTGCGGTTGTGAATTTTCCAGCCCGTTGCACCCCTCGGTGACCGAGCATCTGGCAAAGCAACTGCGCTGA
- a CDS encoding SOS response-associated peptidase family protein, producing MHLYRLDAPAAEIASRFGAWAGKDPWEKGYVTPGRPAPVIVGNGRADGERFLRPKLWGVPPPPRGTAPVTHVRNLSSPFWIGTLRHAELRCLIPATSFALWSGPAGARRQLWASLPERPIFAFAGIHRQGEDWPGFAILTVEANRLMRHHGALTMPLILRAEDEQRWMQAEWRQAAALVRPFPGQDMAIEDRPEPQYLP from the coding sequence ATGCACCTCTATCGTCTCGATGCCCCGGCGGCGGAAATTGCCTCACGCTTCGGTGCGTGGGCAGGCAAGGATCCTTGGGAGAAGGGCTATGTCACCCCGGGGCGCCCGGCGCCCGTCATCGTCGGAAATGGCCGGGCGGATGGCGAACGGTTCCTGCGCCCCAAATTATGGGGCGTGCCTCCGCCTCCGCGCGGGACCGCGCCCGTCACCCATGTCCGCAATCTGTCGAGCCCTTTCTGGATCGGCACGCTGCGCCATGCCGAATTGCGGTGCCTCATTCCCGCCACCAGCTTTGCTCTCTGGTCCGGTCCTGCCGGTGCGCGGCGCCAGCTATGGGCGTCCTTGCCCGAACGCCCGATTTTCGCTTTTGCCGGGATTCACCGGCAGGGGGAGGATTGGCCAGGCTTTGCCATACTCACGGTCGAGGCCAACCGGCTGATGCGGCATCATGGCGCGTTGACCATGCCCCTCATTCTGCGCGCCGAGGATGAACAGCGCTGGATGCAGGCTGAGTGGCGCCAGGCGGCCGCGCTGGTGCGTCCCTTTCCGGGGCAGGATATGGCGATCGAGGACCGCCCGGAGCCGCAATATTTACCCTGA
- the arfB gene encoding alternative ribosome rescue aminoacyl-tRNA hydrolase ArfB, translating to MADIPESAITERFLAGSGPGGQNVNKVATACQLRVNVYALGLPPDAYRRLKQLAGSKWTADGELLILARRFRTQEANRADARQRLSDLIDAALVRPERRIKTKPSKAAKARRVDGKKARSAIKAGRGRVRSVD from the coding sequence GGCAGGCTCCGGCCCCGGCGGGCAGAATGTCAACAAGGTTGCGACCGCCTGCCAGCTTCGCGTCAATGTCTATGCGCTCGGCCTGCCGCCCGACGCCTATCGGCGGCTCAAGCAATTGGCGGGCAGCAAATGGACCGCCGATGGCGAGCTTCTCATTCTCGCGCGCCGCTTCCGGACACAGGAAGCCAATCGCGCCGACGCGCGCCAGCGCCTCAGCGACCTGATCGACGCCGCTCTCGTCCGCCCCGAACGCCGGATCAAGACCAAGCCGAGCAAGGCCGCCAAGGCGCGCCGCGTCGATGGCAAAAAGGCGCGCAGCGCGATCAAGGCCGGGCGCGGCCGGGTGCGGAGTGTCGACTAA